A single Thermoplasmatales archaeon DNA region contains:
- a CDS encoding MFS transporter, translating into MNNKTIIALRSFIVAVGATAASAFVGVYGAFLGASPAEMGWLQSAANSVGNGAQLFWGRMSDRFGVRKFFLVVGGAILALLWFLMGVVKTPVELIIAYGGISFFGSMITVNWFSLIAEQAESSSRGKFLSIVNNLASVGTIISLLLMSIFFTGKVTSEIRIPFFVAAVSYLISIIVVALIREKKHSSVSKKSLLETMKTLKGEKLFYRYFLAMNIQGYFWSMAWPLFPLTIVDLMHFNLSEIAYLTVAASATTVFFQFMVGRITDKINRPPLIFLNRVMLSLIPIFYAFFHNFQEFIILELYSGGLSALQNVVMNSYLLDIIPVDRRGEFISILNGFNGLVYLFGALTGGYLLQAFISFMPLGISLTIAYLIIFSGRFLSSFLFYRLKEPQDRGKGPLSLFQLILRQKPAGSPSGGTIKVR; encoded by the coding sequence ATGAACAACAAAACAATCATAGCGCTGAGATCGTTCATTGTTGCAGTTGGAGCAACTGCAGCTTCAGCGTTTGTCGGGGTTTATGGTGCATTCCTTGGAGCTTCCCCTGCAGAAATGGGCTGGCTTCAGTCCGCTGCAAACTCTGTTGGAAACGGAGCTCAGCTGTTCTGGGGGAGAATGAGCGATAGATTCGGTGTGAGAAAATTCTTTCTGGTGGTCGGCGGAGCGATACTTGCCCTTCTGTGGTTTCTAATGGGAGTTGTAAAAACACCAGTTGAGCTGATTATCGCATATGGCGGAATATCCTTTTTCGGTTCCATGATCACAGTAAATTGGTTCTCGTTGATTGCCGAGCAGGCTGAATCATCCTCCAGAGGAAAATTTCTATCTATAGTGAACAATCTCGCATCAGTTGGAACAATCATTTCCCTACTCTTAATGTCCATTTTCTTCACTGGCAAGGTTACAAGTGAAATCAGGATACCTTTCTTTGTCGCTGCAGTATCATACCTGATCTCTATCATAGTTGTTGCACTTATAAGGGAGAAAAAGCACTCTTCGGTCTCGAAAAAAAGCCTACTAGAAACCATGAAAACCTTGAAGGGGGAGAAACTGTTCTACAGATATTTCCTGGCCATGAACATCCAGGGCTATTTCTGGTCCATGGCCTGGCCCCTTTTCCCATTAACGATCGTGGATCTGATGCACTTTAACCTTTCTGAGATTGCTTACCTTACTGTTGCTGCATCTGCGACAACTGTGTTTTTCCAATTCATGGTTGGAAGGATAACGGACAAAATCAATCGACCTCCACTTATATTCCTCAACCGAGTAATGCTCAGTCTGATTCCAATATTCTATGCATTCTTTCACAACTTCCAGGAGTTCATAATACTTGAACTCTACAGTGGAGGACTTAGTGCCCTTCAAAACGTAGTCATGAATTCCTACTTGCTTGATATAATTCCCGTTGACAGGAGGGGCGAATTCATATCCATCCTAAACGGATTCAACGGCTTAGTTTACCTGTTTGGTGCTCTAACGGGGGGTTATCTGCTCCAGGCGTTCATATCTTTCATGCCTCTGGGTATATCGCTAACGATTGCTTATTTGATTATATTTTCGGGTAGATTCCTTTCCTCTTTCCTCTTCTACAGACTCAAAGAACCACAGGATAGAGGGAAGGGACCACTCTCGCTATTTCAATTGATTCTACGGCAAAAACCGGCTGGGAGTCCGTCAGGTGGAACAATTAAAGTACGATGA
- a CDS encoding NUDIX domain-containing protein, producing MRNEVSSGILVFREVNDKREYLFLKKGEDYLDFPKGHIEKGESEITAAKRETREESGLEIEPMPGFREMINYHFKSNGVTVNKKVIVFVGEANNGSKPRISSEHIGFKWLDYKTAMKELRYLTQKDLLEKVENFLNQKKL from the coding sequence ATGAGGAACGAAGTAAGCAGTGGAATACTTGTCTTTCGCGAGGTTAATGATAAAAGGGAGTATCTTTTCCTTAAAAAAGGCGAAGATTATTTGGACTTTCCCAAAGGGCATATTGAAAAAGGCGAAAGCGAAATAACCGCTGCAAAAAGAGAAACCAGGGAAGAATCTGGTCTAGAAATAGAACCTATGCCTGGCTTCAGAGAAATGATAAACTACCATTTCAAGTCAAACGGCGTCACAGTAAATAAAAAAGTCATAGTATTCGTTGGAGAAGCGAATAACGGGTCTAAGCCCAGAATTTCCAGCGAACATATCGGATTCAAGTGGCTTGATTACAAAACCGCAATGAAGGAACTCCGATATCTAACGCAGAAAGATTTGCTTGAAAAGGTCGAGAACTTCCTGAATCAGAAAAAGCTGTGA
- a CDS encoding MFS transporter encodes MPESTESQFGRSLLLSLQYWDWGIFFTFYDISDIGLAMPAISAQFHIGTSMSLFIALSVGLIGYGIGSYIIGSTADLFGRYRSMILTMGLTALGSFGDAISVNVPELTIFRFITGLGLGADLNLVSTYISEFAPPAIRGKITVWAFLVGILGQSITPFVGLSLVPVFYTGWRWLFGIGAIIAFVALILRFELPESPRWLATKKKDIPKARKVLELMERTALKKVKKLPEPVLSDVVIEKQKYPTLYLFKKPYSSRLALLVFVWFFWYIGNYAFLGDAATMLSSAGFTIASSILFLAVGAVGYPVGAAIMIAVADKFERKYIIFVDTVVWFVGLIIFSLKTTDAVFVGSFMASLALGMYLQVAYTYTAENYPTRARSSGFALTDGIGHLGGAFGALFLPFLVATYSFSIGFEFIAVTGLIAGILVIVGGAKATRMTLEEVSA; translated from the coding sequence TTGCCAGAGTCAACAGAATCCCAGTTTGGTCGCTCCCTGCTTCTTTCCTTGCAATATTGGGATTGGGGTATTTTTTTCACATTCTATGACATATCAGATATAGGACTAGCAATGCCTGCCATTTCTGCCCAGTTCCACATAGGCACGTCCATGAGTCTTTTCATAGCGCTCTCTGTGGGCCTGATCGGGTACGGAATCGGTTCCTACATAATAGGAAGCACAGCTGATCTTTTTGGAAGGTATCGCTCCATGATTCTGACCATGGGCCTGACAGCGCTGGGTTCATTCGGGGATGCTATTTCTGTCAACGTGCCAGAACTGACTATCTTTAGATTCATAACTGGGCTTGGCCTTGGAGCAGATCTTAACTTAGTTTCAACTTACATAAGCGAGTTTGCACCCCCAGCAATAAGGGGAAAAATAACTGTTTGGGCATTCCTTGTTGGGATTCTCGGTCAATCTATAACGCCATTTGTGGGACTTTCACTCGTTCCTGTGTTCTATACTGGATGGAGATGGCTTTTCGGTATAGGTGCCATAATCGCCTTTGTGGCTCTTATTCTGAGGTTCGAACTTCCGGAATCACCAAGGTGGCTGGCAACAAAGAAGAAAGATATCCCAAAGGCAAGAAAAGTTCTTGAATTGATGGAAAGGACTGCATTGAAAAAGGTCAAAAAGTTGCCTGAACCTGTCTTGAGCGATGTTGTAATCGAAAAACAAAAGTACCCAACCCTATATCTGTTTAAGAAACCATATTCAAGCCGACTTGCACTATTAGTCTTTGTTTGGTTCTTCTGGTACATCGGTAATTATGCGTTTCTAGGCGATGCTGCTACCATGCTATCCAGTGCGGGATTCACTATCGCTTCATCTATCCTGTTTCTCGCGGTCGGAGCTGTCGGATATCCCGTTGGTGCAGCCATTATGATTGCCGTAGCTGATAAGTTTGAGAGGAAATACATAATATTCGTTGATACTGTTGTATGGTTTGTGGGATTGATAATCTTCTCACTAAAAACTACTGATGCTGTGTTCGTTGGATCGTTCATGGCATCACTGGCTTTAGGCATGTACCTGCAGGTTGCTTACACGTACACTGCTGAGAATTATCCAACGAGAGCAAGGAGTTCTGGATTTGCTTTAACTGACGGGATTGGGCACCTTGGCGGAGCTTTCGGTGCATTATTTCTCCCATTTCTTGTGGCAACATATTCGTTTTCTATTGGTTTTGAATTCATAGCGGTCACTGGACTTATTGCAGGTATACTCGTAATAGTTGGTGGGGCAAAAGCTACACGGATGACGCTGGAGGAGGTATCAGCCTGA
- a CDS encoding MFS transporter → MDGQKSDITVIKEASTIGGLLKVVIPVALGMFLVGFDANLFFFGGTFIVSAIHLSPNSIYIGIAGSGFAAGIAIFSVIGGYIFDKITTRDGILISLAIISLFSTLTGFVTNKYELVAYRFLVGFGTGMIQPEIIAFLGDIRPRARQTVIASEGIAFGLGLFVSPYIYSRFSTVSTFDIPFIIAGVAGVALIATVVALVPSKYKLYKKPKGNILEILNSSLILISISFLFFGIAFFAFESYFTPYLINFGFTETEATFIYSFFGLAYLILVLPGGILGDRVMRKLVLIISGSVLVVSSLILFLKTPIVLTAAIGTILFGAGYGIYSNTAAFAQETVEDQWRGSAVGFMFLIFNVGTIIGSSLMGAMIKIVGYYLAGIYVLIIPLVLCLLFIVATPRPSHNLSEVSGTSEEA, encoded by the coding sequence ATGGATGGACAAAAGAGTGATATAACAGTAATAAAAGAGGCAAGTACTATTGGAGGGTTGTTGAAGGTAGTCATACCTGTCGCTCTTGGAATGTTCCTTGTTGGTTTTGACGCTAACCTTTTCTTCTTTGGTGGGACGTTTATTGTCAGTGCCATACATCTCAGCCCGAATTCGATTTACATTGGAATTGCTGGCTCAGGATTTGCAGCTGGAATAGCGATATTCAGCGTGATTGGTGGGTACATCTTCGACAAGATTACAACAAGGGATGGCATTCTTATTTCCTTGGCAATAATATCTCTTTTTTCCACACTTACGGGTTTTGTTACTAATAAATACGAATTGGTTGCATACAGATTCTTGGTTGGTTTTGGTACAGGAATGATCCAGCCTGAAATAATTGCATTCCTAGGTGACATTCGGCCTAGAGCAAGGCAGACAGTCATTGCATCTGAAGGGATTGCCTTTGGTCTTGGGCTGTTCGTGTCGCCTTATATCTATTCCCGGTTTTCAACAGTCTCCACGTTTGATATACCATTTATAATCGCTGGTGTGGCAGGAGTGGCCCTGATAGCTACTGTTGTTGCCCTTGTTCCATCAAAGTACAAATTGTACAAAAAACCGAAAGGAAACATCCTGGAGATCCTTAACAGTTCACTGATTCTCATATCCATTTCCTTCCTGTTTTTCGGCATCGCCTTCTTTGCTTTCGAGAGCTATTTCACTCCTTACCTAATCAACTTCGGCTTCACTGAAACTGAAGCTACTTTCATATACTCTTTCTTTGGTCTTGCATACCTGATCCTAGTTCTGCCAGGAGGAATCCTTGGAGACAGAGTGATGAGGAAACTTGTCCTGATTATTTCGGGGTCAGTCCTTGTGGTGAGCTCTCTTATACTATTCCTAAAGACCCCGATAGTGCTGACGGCGGCCATAGGCACAATACTCTTCGGTGCGGGGTACGGTATTTATTCCAACACTGCAGCATTTGCACAGGAAACTGTTGAAGACCAATGGAGAGGGTCAGCAGTTGGATTCATGTTTCTTATATTCAATGTTGGAACAATTATCGGATCAAGCCTGATGGGAGCTATGATAAAAATAGTCGGTTACTATTTAGCTGGAATTTACGTACTCATAATTCCACTTGTGCTTTGCCTGTTGTTCATTGTGGCCACTCCAAGGCCCTCCCATAACCTTTCGGAGGTTTCTGGTACGTCTGAAGAAGCATAA
- a CDS encoding 3-isopropylmalate dehydratase large subunit codes for MIHNRRTSAEKIFSRVTGKDVTAGDFVWASPDLVYLHDVLGPMTIESMKRIDNGNVRFAGQIVVVNDHIFPPKDVASSNNEKNLVEFAKNRGWTVIPWGEGIEHTLLIENGIILPGMLVAGTDSHTVTAGAVGAMGIGLGSTDMAALISIGKLWFKVPETILVRVHGKRGKFVTGKDVVLKILSILGTNGANYKSIEVRLDKECDMSQDDNLAIANMTVEAGAKTSIIMNEALHNLGADVISDYGSDYEELDLGMEGMVPLIAAPYSPGNVKPVVDYEGTDVDQVYIGNCSNGTLSDMRETAKILKGNRVKSGVKLIIVPATRNIYKHALEEGLIGIFVESGATVAPPTCGACAGLHMGVLAKDEVCITNINRNFRGRMGDPTSKVYIANSYVAAASAISGKITVPGE; via the coding sequence ATGATTCATAATCGCAGGACATCAGCAGAGAAAATATTTTCACGTGTAACCGGCAAAGACGTAACGGCGGGAGACTTTGTTTGGGCAAGTCCCGATCTGGTCTATCTTCACGATGTCCTTGGGCCAATGACAATTGAGAGTATGAAGCGGATAGACAATGGGAATGTGAGATTTGCTGGGCAGATCGTTGTAGTTAATGATCACATTTTCCCACCAAAGGATGTTGCCAGTTCAAACAACGAGAAAAATCTTGTCGAATTTGCAAAAAATAGAGGCTGGACAGTTATCCCATGGGGTGAAGGGATCGAGCACACCCTCCTGATTGAGAATGGGATTATTCTACCCGGGATGCTTGTTGCGGGAACAGATTCTCATACTGTTACTGCTGGCGCGGTTGGCGCAATGGGTATCGGTCTCGGTTCTACAGATATGGCCGCACTCATTTCAATCGGTAAATTGTGGTTCAAAGTTCCAGAAACTATTCTAGTTAGAGTGCATGGTAAAAGGGGTAAGTTCGTAACCGGAAAAGATGTAGTTTTAAAAATTCTATCTATCCTCGGGACAAACGGGGCAAATTACAAATCAATAGAGGTAAGGCTTGATAAGGAATGCGACATGTCCCAGGACGACAACCTCGCCATAGCGAACATGACCGTTGAGGCTGGAGCGAAGACATCCATTATCATGAACGAGGCTCTACACAATCTCGGCGCTGATGTTATTTCTGATTACGGATCGGATTACGAAGAACTGGATCTAGGAATGGAAGGAATGGTTCCACTTATTGCAGCACCGTATTCACCTGGTAACGTAAAGCCAGTTGTGGACTATGAGGGAACAGATGTCGATCAGGTTTACATTGGAAACTGTTCAAACGGCACACTCTCAGACATGAGAGAAACAGCAAAAATTTTAAAGGGGAATCGTGTGAAAAGCGGAGTTAAATTGATTATTGTTCCTGCTACAAGGAACATTTATAAACATGCTCTAGAAGAAGGTCTTATAGGAATCTTCGTGGAATCAGGTGCAACGGTCGCTCCTCCAACTTGTGGAGCGTGTGCAGGTTTGCATATGGGCGTCTTGGCGAAAGATGAAGTATGCATAACGAACATAAACAGGAATTTTAGGGGGAGAATGGGCGATCCCACCAGTAAGGTATATATTGCAAATTCTTATGTTGCTGCGGCAAGTGCAATTTCAGGCAAGATAACTGTACCGGGTGAGTGA
- a CDS encoding 3-isopropylmalate dehydratase → MARIFLFGNNIDTDVIAPGGYLHLPLESQKVHCFESIYPNFSKQVKRDDIIIAGENFGSGSSREQAPALLREIGIGGVFAKSFSRLFFRNAINVGLFVGTYNFDTLFSDCDEVTVSFEDEEIRSQNSVLHFTSPSGIPRDILMAGGMINFAKKVIQNGSVNRDKLTE, encoded by the coding sequence ATGGCAAGAATATTTCTGTTTGGAAATAACATTGATACAGACGTTATTGCGCCTGGCGGCTACTTGCATTTGCCTCTAGAGTCGCAAAAGGTTCACTGCTTTGAATCCATTTACCCGAACTTTTCGAAGCAGGTAAAAAGGGACGATATCATAATAGCTGGGGAAAACTTTGGATCAGGATCATCTCGGGAACAGGCCCCAGCCCTGCTCAGGGAAATAGGAATAGGCGGGGTATTTGCAAAAAGTTTTTCGAGGCTTTTCTTCAGAAACGCTATTAATGTTGGGCTATTCGTAGGTACATATAATTTCGATACGTTATTCAGTGATTGTGACGAGGTAACAGTATCATTCGAGGACGAGGAAATCCGTTCGCAGAATTCGGTGTTGCATTTCACCTCGCCGTCTGGTATACCAAGGGATATACTGATGGCTGGAGGTATGATCAACTTCGCTAAAAAAGTGATACAAAATGGAAGTGTGAATCGGGATAAGTTAACAGAATAA
- a CDS encoding MFS transporter has protein sequence MVDPRYDPENIAGRLERLPRSSFHVKFALMLTSGEWAESLMLLGNGAILGLVATAFALTGDLSTYALPAFFFVGEFIGSILFGRLADTRGRRAVFLINQLLFGLGMIIAGFMTDWQLVAIFVLIGGIGVGGEFPLVDSYGTEVFTGKNRGAWLALIYTIAVTSAPLIIYITSLTASIPYYSFRIPLWIMGISGIIVWLVRFRLKESPRWLANHGKMKEAEKMMDKIEDEVKKSTGLKELPPVTDTLETPIQVSKYKDIFAKDVRKTTIMMAIFMFFQSGIFYGFVTFAPGLVVVAYPKSDPLGAAAVIFSGFLVGSVFNIFIIDKIERKWGIIMFAILGGVFGTFFAIIHGLDEAVIFGFLTAFMLWNFSNFMHQYNAEIFPTRVRTTAAGFVYSISRISTTILVLFIVFFIGAKNAPGIFTFVWILVVIVSLVLILLGPKSTRRFVEQIAN, from the coding sequence ATGGTAGACCCTAGGTACGATCCTGAAAATATTGCAGGAAGGCTAGAACGATTACCGCGTAGCAGTTTTCATGTAAAATTTGCTCTTATGCTTACAAGCGGAGAGTGGGCTGAGAGCTTAATGTTGCTTGGAAATGGAGCTATTCTTGGGCTTGTTGCAACAGCTTTTGCCTTAACCGGAGATTTGTCCACATATGCACTTCCGGCATTCTTCTTTGTTGGCGAGTTCATAGGTTCCATTCTATTCGGAAGGCTTGCAGATACCAGAGGAAGAAGGGCAGTGTTCCTGATCAATCAATTGTTATTCGGTCTTGGAATGATTATTGCCGGATTCATGACCGATTGGCAACTTGTTGCAATATTCGTATTGATAGGCGGTATAGGAGTTGGAGGGGAGTTCCCACTGGTAGACAGTTATGGAACTGAAGTTTTCACTGGAAAAAACAGGGGAGCGTGGCTTGCCCTGATCTATACCATAGCGGTTACATCTGCACCCTTGATAATATACATCACATCACTGACCGCCAGTATCCCATATTACTCTTTCAGGATACCACTCTGGATCATGGGGATATCAGGGATAATTGTCTGGTTGGTAAGATTCAGATTAAAGGAATCCCCGAGATGGCTGGCGAATCATGGAAAGATGAAAGAAGCCGAAAAGATGATGGACAAGATAGAAGATGAGGTAAAGAAGAGTACCGGGTTAAAAGAACTCCCACCTGTTACGGACACTCTTGAGACCCCGATTCAGGTTTCTAAATATAAGGACATATTTGCAAAGGACGTGAGAAAGACCACTATAATGATGGCGATTTTTATGTTTTTCCAGTCTGGCATATTTTATGGATTCGTCACGTTTGCCCCAGGATTGGTCGTAGTAGCGTATCCCAAGAGCGATCCATTAGGAGCTGCAGCGGTGATATTCTCTGGTTTCCTGGTAGGAAGCGTGTTCAATATTTTCATTATAGACAAAATAGAAAGAAAGTGGGGTATTATAATGTTCGCCATCCTTGGTGGAGTTTTCGGAACATTCTTTGCTATAATTCATGGGCTAGATGAAGCAGTCATCTTTGGATTCCTAACAGCTTTCATGCTGTGGAACTTCTCGAACTTCATGCATCAATATAACGCAGAGATCTTCCCTACAAGGGTCAGAACCACAGCAGCCGGGTTCGTCTATTCTATAAGCAGGATCTCAACAACAATTCTTGTCCTGTTTATTGTATTTTTCATAGGCGCCAAAAACGCACCTGGCATATTCACGTTTGTGTGGATTCTGGTTGTCATAGTTTCCCTAGTTCTAATACTGCTGGGTCCAAAAAGCACAAGGAGATTTGTTGAGCAGATTGCAAATTAG